A stretch of the Clostridiales bacterium genome encodes the following:
- a CDS encoding SAM-dependent methyltransferase, producing the protein MRILHPVSLDARLSLVYDLVDPCELAADIGTDHARLPAALLQRGRCCRMILTDISPDALENARREIIHCGLSERADLRLGDGLSPISEKCDVISITGMGGQTIRSILLSGRDRLQNASLIVSAHTDWHLIRQTIMEIGYHLDREEPCFASGRYYLVLRARPGIAPLSGREIRLGGPLFDSRSPVLPRFLDRRRQILSVRLAGVRRAADPDPAEMLQLSSDIAYLNEMIARCSPEVEK; encoded by the coding sequence ATGCGTATCCTTCATCCCGTTTCGCTGGACGCCCGCCTGTCACTGGTATACGATCTGGTTGACCCATGTGAGCTGGCTGCAGACATCGGAACGGATCACGCCCGACTGCCGGCCGCGCTGCTTCAGCGCGGCCGCTGTTGCCGTATGATCCTGACGGATATCAGTCCTGATGCGCTGGAAAACGCCCGGCGGGAAATCATTCACTGCGGTCTGTCCGAACGGGCGGACCTGCGGCTTGGGGACGGCCTGTCCCCCATTTCGGAAAAATGTGATGTCATCTCCATTACCGGAATGGGCGGTCAGACCATCCGCTCCATCCTGCTTTCAGGACGGGACCGGCTGCAGAATGCTTCACTGATTGTTTCAGCCCATACAGACTGGCATCTGATTCGTCAGACCATCATGGAAATCGGCTACCACCTGGACCGGGAAGAGCCGTGCTTTGCTTCCGGCCGGTATTACCTGGTGCTGCGCGCCCGTCCGGGGATTGCTCCCCTGTCCGGCCGGGAAATCCGTCTCGGGGGGCCGCTTTTTGATTCCCGCTCTCCGGTTCTTCCGCGGTTTCTGGATCGAAGACGGCAGATCCTTTCGGTCCGCCTTGCCGGAGTCCGCCGTGCGGCAGATCCGGATCCGGCTGAGATGCTCCAGCTTTCGTCCGATATTGCTTACCTGAATGAAATGATTGCCCGCTGCAGTCCGGAGGTGGAAAAATGA
- the dnaG gene encoding DNA primase, whose product MASRYPAAWLDELRSRSDIVQVVSGYVGLKKSGRKYWGLCPFHGEKTASFSVDAEHQLYYCFGCKAGGNVINFIMEIERCSFHDAVELLAERAHIPMPEMEDDPEYELRRSRRLRLLDANRRAAQFYHEMLFKPEGAAALAYLRRRGLSDGVIRKFGLGAAPDQWSALTDKLTSDGFTAEELVTAGLAVAGKNKNAAGETRYFDMFRNRAIFPIIDMYKNVIAFGGRSLGKQEPKYLNTSDTPVFNKRKGVYAANLLRQQRHLDHVILVEGYMDVVSLNQFGVEGVCATLGTALTAEQARLLRRFAPAVYLGYDGDSAGQHAILRGLEIMEQEGIPVRVLDFPDGLDPDEFIRRDGLEGFRNLPAISPAVYRLRRLKEQHDLSTRDGKIGYSRAAAEIIRPLDPVERETCLRDLVVETGFSREILLEQMELHAGKENPVREPGVPKKPVSVQRPGESAAPPDTSAQETLLSLLATGQIPKDMISEKDFDDDELKSIYAGLISGKSPAALVDTAPDDETHSRYVRILLSPIADSTDQLISMANQCLARIRKSALQKRYDTLMSQIGALPPDDSSVPALLKEAQDVQAKLRLL is encoded by the coding sequence ATGGCATCCCGCTATCCTGCCGCATGGCTGGATGAGCTTCGTTCCCGCTCGGATATCGTCCAGGTCGTGTCCGGCTATGTGGGGCTGAAGAAATCCGGCCGCAAGTATTGGGGCCTGTGCCCGTTCCACGGAGAGAAAACCGCTTCCTTTTCCGTGGATGCAGAGCACCAGCTCTATTATTGTTTTGGCTGCAAAGCGGGCGGCAATGTAATCAACTTTATCATGGAGATTGAGCGGTGCAGCTTCCACGACGCTGTGGAACTGCTGGCGGAACGCGCGCATATCCCGATGCCGGAAATGGAAGACGATCCGGAATATGAGCTCCGCCGTTCCCGCCGGCTCCGGCTGCTGGATGCCAACCGCCGTGCCGCGCAGTTCTATCACGAGATGCTTTTTAAACCGGAGGGTGCAGCCGCCCTGGCTTACCTGCGCAGGCGCGGACTGTCCGACGGAGTCATCCGGAAATTCGGCCTGGGCGCCGCTCCGGACCAGTGGTCTGCGCTGACGGATAAACTGACTTCTGACGGGTTTACAGCCGAAGAGCTGGTTACTGCAGGCCTGGCTGTTGCCGGAAAGAATAAAAACGCCGCCGGTGAGACCCGGTATTTTGACATGTTCCGGAACCGGGCCATCTTCCCGATCATTGACATGTACAAAAATGTGATTGCCTTCGGCGGCCGCTCGCTTGGAAAGCAGGAGCCCAAATACCTGAACACATCCGATACGCCTGTCTTCAACAAGCGCAAGGGCGTTTATGCCGCCAACCTGCTGCGCCAGCAGCGGCATCTGGACCATGTGATCCTGGTGGAAGGCTATATGGATGTAGTCAGCCTGAATCAGTTCGGCGTTGAAGGGGTATGCGCTACGCTGGGGACCGCGTTGACTGCAGAACAGGCCCGTCTGCTGCGGCGCTTTGCTCCGGCAGTCTATCTGGGATACGATGGGGACTCTGCCGGCCAGCATGCCATCCTGCGCGGACTTGAAATCATGGAGCAGGAAGGGATTCCGGTCCGCGTACTGGATTTTCCGGACGGGCTGGATCCGGATGAATTCATTCGCCGGGACGGCCTGGAAGGTTTCAGGAATCTTCCCGCCATCTCCCCCGCTGTCTACCGCCTGCGCCGCCTGAAGGAACAGCATGACCTGTCCACCCGGGACGGAAAAATCGGTTATTCCCGCGCGGCTGCTGAAATCATTCGTCCCCTGGATCCTGTGGAACGTGAAACCTGCCTGCGGGACCTGGTGGTGGAAACCGGTTTTTCCCGGGAAATCCTGCTTGAGCAGATGGAACTCCATGCCGGAAAGGAAAATCCTGTCCGGGAACCCGGTGTTCCGAAAAAGCCGGTTTCAGTGCAGCGGCCCGGTGAAAGCGCCGCCCCGCCTGATACAAGCGCCCAGGAAACGCTGCTGAGTCTTCTTGCAACCGGCCAAATTCCGAAAGATATGATCAGTGAAAAGGATTTTGACGATGATGAGTTGAAATCTATATATGCCGGCCTGATATCGGGGAAATCCCCGGCTGCGCTGGTCGATACCGCTCCGGATGACGAAACCCATTCCCGCTATGTGAGAATTCTCCTTTCTCCCATTGCAGACAGTACGGATCAGCTGATCTCCATGGCCAACCAGTGCCTGGCCAGAATCCGGAAATCCGCGCTGCAAAAGAGATATGACACCCTGATGAGTCAGATCGGCGCTTTGCCTCCCGATGATTCATCCGTTCCTGCCCTCCTGAAGGAGGCGCAGGATGTTCAGGCAAAGCTCAGGCTTCTCTGA
- a CDS encoding LacI family DNA-binding transcriptional regulator, which translates to MKVYTIRDIARLAGVSVTTVSRVLNHRPDVNPETRIRVEKIIQENHFVGNTNARGLKQNNEVIAVVVRGRSNPFLSNLAEAILNRASSLDDIFITEYIDEKDDEFQTALRLSFQNAVKGIIFVGSLIDERVSTIRDLDIPVVFTTVNAKSADLPRASSVAIDDRAMGYQVAAELLSLGHRRVAVFGSDPVAGDSLAMRFQGFCDAFTDQGLTYRQEDYCETRFSYEAGYQAARTFFSEHPDVTALFSMSDTVAVGAMRALKDLGLSVPEDISVIGFDGIDISRYTVPRLTTLEQPVNEIAMRSVDLLLDMIESNAEPRHILVEGIYHRRESVAPPSSVSRT; encoded by the coding sequence ATGAAAGTCTATACGATTCGGGATATCGCCCGTTTGGCCGGCGTTTCTGTAACGACGGTCAGCCGGGTACTGAACCATCGTCCGGATGTCAATCCGGAAACCCGCATCCGTGTTGAAAAAATCATTCAGGAAAACCATTTTGTCGGGAATACCAACGCACGCGGCCTGAAGCAGAATAACGAGGTCATTGCCGTTGTGGTCCGCGGCCGTTCCAATCCCTTCCTGAGCAACCTGGCGGAAGCGATTCTGAACCGTGCTTCCTCGTTGGATGACATCTTCATCACCGAGTATATCGATGAAAAGGATGATGAGTTCCAGACAGCGCTTCGGCTGTCCTTCCAGAATGCCGTCAAGGGGATCATCTTTGTCGGAAGCCTGATCGACGAGCGGGTCAGTACGATCCGCGATCTGGATATTCCTGTCGTTTTCACGACTGTAAATGCGAAATCCGCCGATCTGCCGCGGGCTTCTTCCGTTGCAATTGACGACCGGGCAATGGGATATCAGGTTGCCGCCGAACTGCTTTCTCTGGGGCACCGGCGCGTGGCGGTCTTCGGATCCGATCCTGTTGCGGGCGACTCTCTTGCCATGCGATTCCAGGGCTTCTGTGACGCGTTCACGGATCAGGGTCTCACCTATCGCCAGGAAGATTACTGCGAAACCCGTTTCTCCTATGAAGCCGGATACCAGGCAGCCCGCACTTTCTTCTCGGAGCATCCGGATGTAACCGCGCTCTTTTCCATGAGTGATACGGTTGCGGTCGGTGCTATGCGGGCCCTGAAGGATCTGGGCCTTTCCGTCCCGGAGGATATCAGCGTGATCGGTTTCGACGGAATCGATATCAGCCGTTACACTGTCCCCCGGCTGACCACACTGGAGCAGCCGGTCAATGAGATTGCTATGCGCAGCGTCGATTTGCTGCTGGATATGATCGAATCCAATGCCGAACCGCGTCATATCCTGGTGGAGGGCATTTATCACCGTCGGGAATCCGTTGCTCCCCCGTCGTCTGTTTCACGGACCTGA
- the rpoD gene encoding RNA polymerase sigma factor RpoD — translation MIKKERIPLSLLSPENKQERLNELYEYGKSKGALTYKEIMDRLMELEMDPDQLDHVLETLEAYGVSVVNELPESGNASDASADAQSAVLDDSSASDALDLSVPEGISIDDPVRMYLKEIGKVPLLTAEEEIEIAKRLEEGDESAKQKLAEANLRLVVSIAKRYVGRGMLFLDLIQEGNLGLIKAVEKFDYRKGFKFSTYATWWIRQAITRAIADQARTIRIPVHMVETINKLIRVSRQLLQEYGREPTPEEIAKEMGISEAKVREIIKIAQEPVSLETPIGEEEDSHLGDFIPDDDAPAPAEAASFTLMKEQLMDVLDTLTPREEKVLRLRFGLDDGHQRTLEEVGKEFNVTRERIRQIEAKALRKLRHPSRSKKLRDYLD, via the coding sequence ATGATTAAGAAGGAGAGGATTCCATTGTCGCTTCTTTCACCCGAAAATAAACAGGAAAGGCTGAACGAGCTCTACGAATACGGCAAGTCCAAAGGTGCATTGACCTATAAGGAAATCATGGACCGCCTGATGGAGCTTGAAATGGATCCGGACCAGCTGGATCACGTACTCGAAACGCTGGAAGCATACGGTGTTTCCGTGGTCAACGAGCTGCCGGAATCCGGAAATGCGTCTGACGCATCTGCTGATGCACAGTCAGCTGTCCTGGATGATTCTTCTGCCTCCGATGCGCTGGATCTTTCCGTTCCGGAAGGTATCAGCATTGATGACCCGGTCCGGATGTACCTGAAGGAAATCGGCAAGGTGCCGCTGCTGACCGCCGAAGAAGAAATTGAAATTGCCAAACGCCTGGAAGAAGGCGATGAGAGCGCAAAGCAGAAACTGGCGGAGGCAAACCTTCGTCTGGTGGTTTCCATTGCCAAGCGCTATGTCGGCCGCGGCATGCTCTTCCTCGACCTGATTCAGGAAGGCAACCTGGGCCTGATCAAAGCCGTTGAGAAGTTTGATTACCGAAAGGGATTCAAATTTTCCACCTATGCCACCTGGTGGATCCGCCAGGCCATCACGCGCGCCATCGCTGACCAGGCCAGGACGATCCGTATACCGGTCCATATGGTCGAAACCATCAACAAGCTGATCCGGGTTTCCCGCCAGCTGCTGCAGGAATACGGCCGGGAGCCTACCCCGGAGGAAATAGCCAAGGAAATGGGCATTTCTGAGGCAAAAGTCCGTGAAATCATCAAAATTGCTCAGGAGCCGGTGTCCCTTGAAACCCCGATCGGTGAAGAGGAAGATTCCCATCTGGGTGACTTTATTCCCGATGATGATGCTCCTGCCCCGGCCGAAGCCGCTTCCTTCACCCTGATGAAGGAACAGCTGATGGATGTGCTGGATACCCTGACCCCCCGCGAGGAAAAGGTACTCCGCCTGCGTTTCGGACTGGACGACGGCCATCAGCGGACACTGGAAGAAGTCGGAAAGGAATTCAATGTTACCCGCGAGCGCATCCGCCAGATTGAGGCCAAAGCGCTGCGCAAACTGCGTCATCCTTCCCGCAGCAAAAAGCTCCGGGATTATCTGGACTGA
- a CDS encoding Nif3-like dinuclear metal center hexameric protein: MTVRDVLALIDAVAPFDSQEEWDNCGLLVGSPCQEVTGILFALDATGPVIDEAVRLGASLIITHHPLMFSPVRRITDEGYEGRLISRMLENRLSLIAAHTNLDRAEDGINDVLAALCGLSDVSGHDFFRTGTLDSPVSAQDYAHRLEEALATVVRVYGPAGQMISRVGLCSGGGGDSWTDASSSGCDAFVTGEIHHHVALAAVDAGLIVFECGHFATEEPGIRALAQALQNSMNTVKCNVGVYISGIPAYSFPQQP; this comes from the coding sequence ATGACCGTTCGGGATGTTCTGGCCCTGATTGATGCTGTTGCGCCTTTTGATTCCCAGGAGGAATGGGATAACTGCGGCCTGCTGGTCGGTTCTCCGTGTCAGGAAGTCACCGGCATTCTCTTTGCCCTGGATGCAACCGGACCGGTCATTGATGAAGCTGTCCGCCTGGGTGCATCCCTGATCATCACGCACCATCCGCTGATGTTCTCACCGGTCCGGCGGATTACGGATGAGGGTTATGAAGGCCGGCTGATCAGCCGCATGCTGGAAAACCGGCTGTCCCTGATTGCCGCCCATACCAACCTGGACCGTGCTGAGGACGGAATCAATGACGTACTTGCGGCGCTCTGCGGTCTTTCCGATGTCTCCGGGCACGACTTTTTCCGTACCGGTACCCTGGATTCACCCGTTTCCGCACAGGACTATGCGCATCGTCTGGAAGAAGCCCTGGCCACGGTTGTCCGGGTCTACGGTCCGGCCGGACAGATGATCAGCCGGGTGGGGCTTTGCTCCGGCGGCGGCGGTGACAGCTGGACCGATGCGTCCTCCTCCGGTTGTGATGCCTTTGTGACCGGGGAAATCCATCATCATGTTGCCCTGGCTGCGGTGGACGCCGGTCTGATTGTTTTCGAATGCGGCCATTTTGCAACCGAAGAGCCGGGAATCCGTGCCCTGGCGCAAGCTTTACAAAACAGTATGAATACGGTAAAATGTAATGTAGGGGTTTATATATCTGGAATCCCTGCTTATTCATTTCCCCAGCAGCCGTGA
- a CDS encoding leucine-rich repeat domain-containing protein, with product MKKAIAAFVLSLILLFAAGRPAATLADEYMDFEDDQDTVLFEFDGEEIFDAEEELFDEETEFRAAQEHGRRTENMNASSGYMNPDLLFDGEYGYFVSEDQTSCVTALYRGEGTELEIPSRLGGLPVVEIGDHTFANNTFIETVVIPEGVRMIGKQAFFKCSSLQSICLPEGVTGIGDQCFGGCSMLDEIIVPQSLETVGSMAFLGCFALREITFGNGLKTIGDNAFHTCSALGKVTVPSEDVAIEPNAFEECPDEMELIYADRM from the coding sequence ATGAAAAAAGCGATTGCAGCGTTTGTTCTATCGCTGATTCTTCTTTTTGCTGCCGGCAGGCCGGCCGCTACACTGGCAGATGAATACATGGACTTCGAAGATGACCAGGATACCGTGCTGTTTGAATTCGATGGGGAAGAAATATTCGACGCCGAGGAAGAACTGTTTGATGAAGAGACGGAATTCCGCGCCGCACAGGAACATGGCCGCAGGACGGAAAACATGAACGCTTCCTCCGGATACATGAATCCGGACCTCCTGTTTGACGGTGAATACGGATACTTTGTTTCCGAGGATCAGACATCATGCGTTACTGCCCTGTACAGGGGAGAGGGAACAGAGCTGGAGATTCCTTCCAGGCTGGGCGGACTGCCGGTGGTGGAAATCGGGGATCATACATTTGCCAACAATACATTTATCGAAACGGTAGTGATTCCTGAAGGGGTAAGAATGATCGGAAAGCAGGCCTTCTTCAAGTGCAGCAGCCTGCAGTCCATCTGCCTCCCGGAAGGTGTTACCGGAATCGGGGACCAGTGCTTCGGCGGATGCTCCATGCTGGATGAGATTATTGTGCCCCAGTCGCTGGAAACGGTCGGGAGCATGGCGTTTCTCGGTTGCTTTGCCCTGCGTGAAATCACATTCGGCAACGGACTGAAAACCATCGGGGACAATGCATTCCATACCTGTTCAGCATTGGGGAAGGTCACTGTTCCCTCCGAAGATGTTGCCATTGAGCCGAACGCATTTGAGGAATGCCCGGATGAAATGGAACTGATCTATGCGGACCGGATGTGA